ggtttatacaggggctggtttatacaggggctggtttatctcactgggctggtttagctcactgggctggtttatacaggggctggtttatacaggggctggtttagctcactgggctggtttatacaggggctggtttatacaggggctggtttatacaggggctggtttagctcactgggctggtttagctcactgggctggtttatacaggggctggtttatacaggggctggtttatacaggggctggtttagctcactgggctggtttagctcactgggctggtttatacaggggctggtttatacAGGAGCTGGtttatacaggggctggtttagctcactgggctggtttagctcactgggctggtttatacaggggctggtttatacaggggctggtttatacAGGAGCTGGtttatacaggggctggtttatacaggggctggtttatctcactgggctaaatcgctggcttttaaagcagaccaaggcaggccagcagcacggttcgattcccgtaccagcctccccggacaggtgccggaatgtggcgactaggggcttttcacagtaacttcattgaagcctactcgtgacaataagcgattttcatgtttcataacctttggttcttttgccgaacaagaacctatctacctccactttaaaatattcaatgacccccgacCTCCAACACCTTCTGAGGCCGAGAGTTCCAATGTTCACAATCCTCTTGAGAGAAAAGAAAATCTTCTCATCTCTGCCCTACAGGGGCGATCCTTAATGTTAAAAACCTGCCCCCAGCTTCTGGACTCCCTCCTCAAGAGCGAACATCCTTGCCACATCCATCTTGTCGAGACCATTCAGGATTTTACAGACTTCAATCAAGTtgccctctcacccttctaaccTCCAGTGGAAACAgtcccagtctgtccaacctttcctcacaagacaatccGCTCATTCCCGATATCAATCTACTGAACCGCTCCCATTGCATCCTTCCCTAAATCTACAGAGTCCCACTACCCCATTCTTTCCCCATAAACCTGCACGATTTTCTCCATCAAATATTTAGCCCATTCCCATTTGACGGCGACTACTGGATGTGTATCCAGCACCCTGTCAGGCACTGCgtcccaaatcctaaccactcgctgcataaaaaaggttttcctcgtGTCATCTGCGGTTCTCTTGCCAATcactttcaatctgtgccctctgcttATTAACCCTTCAATCTATGCCCTCTGTTTATTGACCCTTCAATCTGACACACGTGTCAGTACACCATCTCCCACAGCCACACACCTGTCAGTACACCAtcttccacagacacacacacctgtcGGTACACCATCTCCCACAGCCGCGCACACATGTCGGTATGCCATctcccacagccacacacacacgtgtTGGTACGCCAGctcccacagccacacacacacgtgtCAGTACACCATCTCCCACAGCCGCACACACGTCTCGGTACGCCATctcccacagtcacacacacgtGTCGGTATGCCATctcccacagccacacacacacgtgtCAGTACACCATCTCCCACAGCCGCACACACGTGTCGGTACGCCATctcccacagccacacacacgtgTCGGTACGCCATctcccacagccacacacacacgtgtCAGTACACCATCTCCCACAGCCGCACACACGTATCGGTGCGCCATctcccacagtcacacacacgtGTTGGTATGCCATctcccacagtcacacacacgtGTCGGTATGCCATctcccacagtcacacacacgtGTCGGTACGCCATctcccacagtcacacacacgtGTCGGTACGCCATCTCCCACAGCCGCACACTGTAACTCGCACCCCTGTGGCCACCATGTTAGTATTTTATTTCTGATTTAATTCTGTTGTGACTATTGCAGGTATCTCAGGCGGCAGCGGATCTGAAAAACTTCTGTCTCCAGAATGCTCACAAAGATCTGCTGCTTACAGGGGTCCCATCCAACGATAATCCCTTCAGGCCTCCAAAATCCTGCCTTCTGCTCTGAACTCATCACCAGGCATCATACAGCTGTCCAGTAAATGGTAAGAAAATGTTAATACTTTAGCCTGTACCATTTATATATAATATTTTTACCAACATGAACTGGTTGGCCAAGGTGGCCTATCTCTCTATAACATATGTCTTATTCCCTGACTAGAGAGCCTGGCCGTGCACAAGCTTCTTATTGATTCTGTGAGCTGTGTAATTCTCCACTTCACTCCCGAGTTTGCTTGTTTTTACTTGGTTATGGGATGTGAacctcgctggctgggccagcatcttTTACCCATCCTTAAtcacacttttaaaaaattaatttagagtacccaattcatttttccaattaagtgtcaatttagcgtggccaatccacctaccctgcacatctttgggttgtgagggcgaaacccacgcagacacggggagaatgtgcaaactccacacggacagtgacccagaaccgggatcgaacctgggacctcggcgccgtgagccagcagtgctacccactgcgccaccgtgctgccatccttAATTACACTTGAccaggtggtgagctgtcttcttgaaccgctgcagtccatgtggtccaAGATTTTGTTGCTGGGACAGTGATGGAAGGACAGTCAGTGGGACTCTGAGCGATAGAGGTCGTGAGTTCGGAAGGTGCTGTCAGTGGACCCttaatgagttgctgcagtaatcGAGGCGTAATGAGGCAAGGACACAGATTTCGCTCACAGACCAGCCATGGTGTCACTGAATGGCTgtacaggttcaaggggctgaatggcctcctcccattCCTGAATGTCCTGGAAactcagcacattaaaaacaaaaaatcatagaatccctccagcgcagaaggaagccatttagcccatcgagtctgcaccaaccccctcaaagagccccctaccttggcccactcccgcacccgtaaccctgcctaacctgcccatctttgggtggtgggggagaaacccacgcagacatgggcagaatgtgcaaactccatgcggacagtgacccagggccgggatcaaacctgggaccttggcgtcatgaggcagcagtgctaaccactgcaccaccatgctgcccctgaaacattaattctgtcgATTTACAGACATAGCCTGATCTGCTGagcatccacagcattttctgtttacgtATTACAAGAGTATATTATCTGCTCTTTAtcactgtacctgaacaggcaccggaatgtggtgactaagggcttttcacagtaacttcattgcagtgctaatgagagcctatttgtggcaataaagattattattattattgtgggagctttctgtgcacaaaCTGACTGCCGTGTTCCCTGCGTTACAACAACGACTGCACTTCACAAATACTTTGAGTCATCCTAAGATTGTGGAAAGCGCTccataaatgcaagttccttctGGTCGAGGTGATGAATGCTCACAGCTTGCGAGCGGAGCACTTCTGTCAGCGATCCCACCCTCAGCACTCCCTGGGTCAGATGTAGCACCGGCTGCCGAGGCCTGTGTCTCCCTCCGTTCTTTTCTAATTGGCCGAATGCATTGGACACCCAACATGCTGTGCCGTTGAACAATAGGAGGCACCTGTGATGGGTTGGATTTAGTCGTAAATTGCGGGGTATATTTTCGGGAGGGGGATTGCctaaggggagagggtggggagcatAGCAAAGCCAGGAAGAGGTTCCCCCGAGATGTTGGGCACCATTTTGACATTAAACAGCGGACAGCTTTCTATGCCGAGTGAAATGTTTAAACGCCCTGGTTGGtaccttttctctttctgttcccCGAAGCAGCTGGTAATCGCTGCAGGAGGAGAGGCGGTGAAGCAAAATAAAATTCTAAAGTTGCCTTTGTTTGGTTTCCTTTAGGCTGGTGTTTGAATTTATTGGGGTACTGTGTCATCTCTGGATGCTCCCAATAAATAAAAGTCCTGAACCTCACTCAAGACGATTCCGAACACTCCATTACTGCCACCTGCAATAACGGAACAGAAAACACTTTCATCTGTAACAGGAACTGCTGTGGAAAGAATATTTCGAGAGTGGTGTTTGGGGCAATGTGTGATTTACATAAACTGGTCGGAGAATGATTCactgcacttttttttttttagtatCGAATACAATAAACCAACAACAGAAAAGACTTTGGAAATTACAAAAGTGAAAGTGGGCACCTGCTCTCGAAACAGTCGACAGATTTACCACTCAAATGCTGAGCTGTTGCACTCGTGACCTCTGTTTCTGAAGTCTGTTAGCCAAGCCACGCCAAATTTCTTGCAACATTTAGCGTTGGGAGACGTTGCAACATTTACAAAAGTTTCTACTCTTCTTCAAATCCCGAGCACAAGGAAAGCGATCATTTCACCTAATGACAAAGGATCAAAGAACCCCTCCAAGCGGCTCCCTGGAAACCGAGTGATCCCGCCAATTCCACAAGCGTGGAGGAAAATAACAGGCGCCTAAAGGAAAAGCAAAatccagcggatgctggagatctgacatAAAAGCAAAGTGCTGGTGAAGCTCAGTGGGCCGGGCAGTGTCAGTGAAAAGATGAAACAGAgtcaacgtttcaagtccaaaatGACTCTTTTAGAAGAGTCGTTGTAGCCAACCCGAAGCATTGACCCTGTACTTCTCCCCACATACGCTGCCTGACAGGATGAGTTTCTAAAGCACTTTCTGTTCTTGCTTCAGAAGGCTAAAACACGTACGGCTTGTATTGAGTTTGCTGGGTTAAGGCCTGCTCTCGAGACCCAGTCGCTCCCTGTTTAGGAAAGGTGTAAAGGGTTATTTTCCTGTGCAGTTTCGGAAACCCCCTGCAAAAATTGAAATTGTGGATGATTTGTGCCCCTGTGCATTGCTGATATCACCTTAATGTTTGATTGTACTGAGATACCAAAGGTAAATTTCATAGAATTgttcaaaggaggccattcagcccatcgtgtctgtcagCTGTTTGAAAGAATGATCTAACTAGTCCCACTCCCATAGCCTTCAAATGTTTCCATCTCCAGTATTAATCCAGATCCCTTTGAAAGTTAGTATTGAGCCTGTTTCCAACGCCCTTTCACGCAGCCTGTTCCCAATCATCATAATTCACTGCATTAAGAGATTCCATACCTCGCCTCTAgcccttttgccaattacttcaaatctgtgacctctggttaGTGGCCCTCCTAACAGTGTGGACGTTTTTCTTTGCTGTGTTTTAAGATTTGTCGCTTGATAAATAAACCGCATGTGCCAAATGATGGTGAGCATACAAGAACTTATATGCTTTAGATACACCTTCCACAGTCCTGCCAAAAGATTTCGCTGTCGCCAGTGCAAAGGTCCTCCCTTTACAGCCTCCCTGTTTATTTTGTGTTGGGTAATTGGAAACATTACGTTGAAATCACAAGACACTCAACTGCTCGAAGCTGGGGTTTGTGCTCCGCCTGAGCCACCTCTGACCCCTTCTCATCTATCGGCATATTCTCTCGCTACAATTCATCACAGCCATTCCATGCAGTCCTTTGGGACTCTGGCAGCCCTCAGGTGTTTGCCCAGGTCACCGTTCTTCCTGTGTCAGCCCTGACAGTGAATACCAGCAGAGTATTGAATAGTGGCAGCCCGGTTCCACTGCTGGTCAGCTACTGCACATCACACCACAGTCCTGTTTCAGATTATTAATtcccttcttttttaaaataaatttagagtacccaattcattttttccccaattaaggggcaatttagcgtggccaatccacctgccctgcacatctttgggttgtgggggcgaaatccacgcaaacaaggggagaatgcgcaaactccacacggacagtgacccagagccgggatcgaacctgggaccttggtgccgtgagccgggatcgaccctgggacctcggcgccgtgaggcagcagtgctaacccactgcaccacccttaaTTCCCTTCTTTTAATGGCTATAGTTGTTAAGATAAAGTTTTGTGACACACGTAGATGTTTTctagggaagtggagttggggatTTCATTACCCAACCCGAATGGATGGAATTTGAACATGCACAAGTGATGACTTGTCCCCATTGAGGAGTATTGGCTGCTCGCCCTGAGATGTAAACATCAGCATCCTTGCAACAAGAAAGCATTCGAGATCTGTCACAAGCTATCCTGTTACCTACCGGTACTCTCACTGTAAACTGTGCTCAGAGTTTTGATGGCACAGTAACTG
This DNA window, taken from Scyliorhinus canicula chromosome 25, sScyCan1.1, whole genome shotgun sequence, encodes the following:
- the LOC119957086 gene encoding guanine nucleotide-binding protein G(I)/G(S)/G(O) subunit gamma-10-like, which codes for MSNNNSVQLMQKVVEQLKLEASVERLKVSQAAADLKNFCLQNAHKDLLLTGVPSNDNPFRPPKSCLLL